A genome region from Hevea brasiliensis isolate MT/VB/25A 57/8 chromosome 9, ASM3005281v1, whole genome shotgun sequence includes the following:
- the LOC110671561 gene encoding hydroquinone glucosyltransferase-like, translating to MASTLQLQAPSHIAMVPTPGMGHLIPMIELAKRLVHQHNFLVTFLVPNDGSPMKPQRQLLQALPNTISSIFLSPVSFDDLPQDVKMETRIVLSLSRSLSALRESFKALTEASPVVALVVDLFGTDAIEIAREFDVLLYIFFPTTALGLSLVFHLPKLDETYSGEYRDLPEPLKFPGCVPVHGRDLIEPVQNRKDDAYRWVLHICKQYPLAAGILVNSFIDLEAGAFKALMEDKTGTPPIYPVGPLTRTDSTSEVAGEFECLRWLDKQPNGSVLFVSFGSGGTLSHDQLIELALGLEMSGQRFLWVVKSPDDTSANATYFGVEKATDPFDFLPKGFLDRTKGLGMVVPNWAPQMQVLSHWSTGAFLSHCGWNSSLESIVNGVPLITWPLYAEQKMNCVLLVEDLKVALRVKVNDNGLVGREDIANYARTILQEEEGKLLGKRMKELKNAAVKVLSQDGSSTKSLAYVANIWKNQRK from the coding sequence ATGGCTTCTACCCTGCAGCTGCAAGCACCATCCCACATAGCCATGGTGCCAACTCCGGGGATGGGTCATCTAATTCCGATGATTGAGTTAGCCAAAAGACTCGTTCACCAACACAATTTCTTAGTCACCTTCCTTGTGCCTAACGATGGCTCGCCCATGAAACCCCAAAGGCAACTTCTTCAAGCCTTACCCAATACCATATCCTCCATCTTTCTTTCTCCGGTTAGCTTTGATGACCTCCCTCAGGATGTTAAAATGGAGACTCGGATCGTACTTAGCTTGTCTCGCTCTCTTTCTGCACTCCGTGAATCTTTTAAGGCTTTAACCGAGGCATCTCCGGTTGTAGCTCTAGTTGTTGATCTTTTCGGCACAGATGCCATCGAAATCGCTAGAGAGTTCGATGTtttgctctatattttctttcctaCAACTGCCCTGGGATTGTCTTTGGTTTTCCATTTGCCTAAGCTTGATGAAACATACTCCGGTGAGTATAGAGATTTGCCTGAACCGTTAAAATTTCCTGGGTGTGTGCCGGTTCACGGAAGAGATCTCATTGAGCCGGTTCAAAACAGAAAAGATGATGCTTACAGATGGGTTCTTCACATTTGCAAGCAATACCCATTGGCTGCTGGGATCCTTGTTAATAGTTTTATAGATCTGGAAGCAGGTGCTTTTAAGGCTTTAATGGAGGATAAAACCGGTACGCCCCCCATATACCCGGTTGGACCACTCACACGAACCGATTCAACCAGTGAGGTTGCTGGTGAATTTGAGTGCTTGAGGTGGTTGGATAAGCAACCAAATGGGTCAGTGCTCTTTGTCTCCTTTGGAAGTGGCGGGACCCTTTCTCATGATCAGTTGATCGAATTAGCCCTGGGTTTAGAGATGAGTGGTCAGAGATTTCTCTGGGTTGTTAAGAGCCCAGACGATACATCTGCAAATGCAACTTACTTTGGTGTAGAAAAAGCTACTGATCCTTTTGATTTTTTACCAAAGGGATTCTTGGATAGGACCAAGGGGTTGGGTATGGTGGTGCCCAATTGGGCTCCTCAGATGCAAGTCTTGAGCCACTGGTCAACAGGAGCGTTCTTGAGCCATTGTGGGTGGAACTCTAGTTtggaaagcattgtaaatggagtGCCCTTAATTACGTGGCCACTTTATGCAGAGCAAAAAATGAATTGTGTGTTACTAGTTGAGGATTTGAAGGTAGCATTGAGGGTGAAAGTGAATGACAATGGGCTCGTAGGTAGAGAAGATATTGCAAATTATGCAAGGACCATTCTTCAAGAGGAGGAAGGGAAATTACTTGGGAAAAGGATGAAAGAACTTAAAAATGCTGCTGTAAAGGTTTTAAGCCAGGATGGATCTTCTACAAAGTCACTAGCCTATGTAGCCAACATATGGAAGAACCAAAGAAAGTAG